One genomic window of Mailhella massiliensis includes the following:
- a CDS encoding DNA-3-methyladenine glycosylase I codes for MDNACAWCRTHDLLRRYHDTEWGVPVHDDTPLFEHLMLEVMQCGLNWLLMLKKRDIFHRALADFHVKELAAFTERDIEAALLVPGMIRSRRKVEAVVANARAFLAMQQKYGSFHDWLWSFTDGHMLVYAGHDGAVPARNELSDRISAGLKAHGFRHLGSITVYSMLQACGIINDHERTCPRFHAVMQGAKVARINDETV; via the coding sequence ATGGACAACGCCTGCGCATGGTGCCGGACGCATGATCTGCTGCGCCGCTATCACGATACGGAATGGGGAGTCCCCGTGCATGACGATACGCCGCTTTTCGAGCATCTCATGCTGGAAGTCATGCAATGCGGCCTGAACTGGCTGCTCATGCTGAAAAAACGGGACATCTTCCATCGTGCCCTGGCGGACTTTCACGTAAAGGAGCTTGCCGCCTTCACGGAACGCGACATCGAAGCCGCGCTGCTTGTCCCCGGCATGATACGTTCGCGCCGCAAGGTGGAAGCCGTTGTCGCCAATGCCCGTGCCTTTCTGGCAATGCAGCAGAAGTACGGCTCCTTTCACGACTGGCTCTGGAGTTTTACCGACGGGCACATGCTTGTGTACGCCGGGCACGACGGCGCCGTCCCCGCCAGAAACGAACTTTCCGACCGCATAAGCGCCGGGCTGAAGGCGCACGGTTTCCGCCACCTGGGCAGCATCACCGTCTATTCCATGCTTCAGGCCTGCGGCATCATCAACGACCATGAACGCACCTGCCCCCGTTTCCACGCCGTCATGCAGGGAGCGAAGGTCGCCCGGATCAACGATGAAACAGTCTGA
- a CDS encoding DUF3298 and DUF4163 domain-containing protein: MKLFSVALTACLILNAGSCIAAENVVSTYTESSSSVSFTASWQRSGLSLPDRIADELVARKAAEFRATAQEEHAALQDIRGEETPPLEMNLKGTLSGNGRTLSLLWEEYVYTGGAHGNLILSSQNHMLPGAEVFTLADLFPRKDKALKLISELSRKKLLARGLPEDMVNMGTVPEEENFCTFVLEKDGITFYFSPYQVGPWAEGVVTVSLSLGELSGAAPRMSFWE; encoded by the coding sequence ATGAAACTTTTTTCCGTTGCCCTGACCGCCTGCCTGATCCTGAACGCGGGCTCCTGCATCGCCGCCGAAAACGTCGTATCCACCTACACGGAATCCTCTTCGTCCGTCAGCTTCACGGCATCCTGGCAGAGATCCGGCCTTTCCCTGCCCGACAGGATTGCCGATGAGCTTGTCGCCCGCAAGGCGGCCGAATTCCGGGCGACGGCCCAGGAAGAACACGCCGCTCTGCAGGACATCCGGGGGGAAGAAACTCCGCCTCTGGAAATGAACCTGAAAGGAACGCTTTCCGGCAACGGCAGAACGCTTTCTCTGCTGTGGGAGGAATACGTCTACACGGGCGGGGCGCACGGCAACCTCATTCTTTCCTCGCAAAACCATATGCTGCCCGGAGCAGAGGTCTTTACCCTCGCCGATCTTTTCCCCCGTAAGGACAAGGCGCTGAAGCTCATCAGCGAACTTTCCCGGAAAAAACTCCTTGCCCGGGGTCTGCCCGAAGACATGGTGAACATGGGCACCGTGCCGGAAGAAGAAAACTTCTGCACCTTCGTGCTGGAAAAGGACGGCATCACCTTCTATTTCAGCCCCTATCAGGTAGGCCCCTGGGCGGAGGGGGTGGTCACCGTTTCCCTGAGCCTCGGGGAACTTTCCGGCGCAGCTCCGCGCATGTCGTTCTGGGAGTAA